One region of Carya illinoinensis cultivar Pawnee chromosome 8, C.illinoinensisPawnee_v1, whole genome shotgun sequence genomic DNA includes:
- the LOC122319174 gene encoding catalase isozyme 3-like, with protein sequence MDPYKYRPSSAFNTPFWTTNAGAPVFNNDSALTVGSRGPILLEDYHLVEKLANFERERIPERVVHARGASAKGFFEVTHDITHLTCADFLRAPGVQTPVIVRFSTVIHERGSPETIRDPRGFAVKFYTREGNYDLVGNNFPIFFIRDAMKFPDVIHAFKPNPKTNIQEYWRVMDFLSYHPESLNTFMLLFDDIGIPQDYRHIEGAGVHTYTLINKAGKVTYVKFHWKPTLGVKCLLEEEAIRVGGTNHSHATKDLYDSIAAGNYPEWKFYIQTMDPADEHKFDFDPLDTSKFWPEDILPLQPVGRLVLNKNIDNFFAENEQLAFNPAHVVPGIYYSNDKMLQGRIFAYSDTHRHRLGPNYLQLPVNAPKCAHHNNHHEGSMNIIHRDEEVNYYPSRFDPVCPAERFPIPRDILSGLREQRVIEKENNFKQPGDRYRSWAPDRQDRCVHRWVEVLSDPRVTHEIRSIWVSYLSQADRSLGQKVASRINVRPTL encoded by the exons ATGGATCCCtacaag TACCGCCCCTCAAGTGCTTTCAATACACCCTTCTGGACCACGAACGCTGGGGCTCCCGTTTTTAACAACGATTCAGCCTTAACCGTTGGATCAAGAG GTCCAATTCTTCTTGAAGACTATCATCTGGTTGAAAAACTTGCCAACTTTGAGAGGGAGAGGATCCCCGAACGTGTTGTCCATGCTAGAGGAGCCAGTGCGAAGGGGTTCTTTGAGGTCACCCATGATATTACTCACCTCACATGTGCAGATTTTCTGCGAGCCCCCGGAGTTCAGACACCTGTGATTGTCCGTTTCTCCACTGTCATCCATGAGCGTGGCAGCCCTGAAACCATTAGGGATCCTCGAGGCTTTGCTGTTAAGTTTTACACGAGAGAG GGTAATTATGATCTTGTGGGAAACAACTTCCCCATCTTTTTCATCCGTGATGCAATGAAATTTCCCGATGTGATCCATGCTTTCAAACCCAACCCTAAGACGAACATCCAGGAGTATTGGAGGGTTATGGACTTCCTCTCCTACCATCCAGAGAGTCTGAACACGTTCATGCTCCTGTTTGATGATATTGGTATTCCACAAGATTACAGACACATTGAAGGCGCAGGTGTTCATACATATACCCTGATCAACAAGGCTGGGAAAGTTACTTATGTTAAATTTCACTGGAAACCCACTCTTGGGGTCAAGTGTTTGTTGGAGGAAGAGGCTATTAGGGTTGGAGGAACTAATCATAGCCATGCCACTAAGGATCTGTATGACTCAATTGCGGCTGGAAACTATCCTGAGTGGAAATTCTACATCCAGACAATGGATCCCGCAGATGAGCACAAATTTGACTTTGACCCTCTCGATACAAGCAAATTCTGGCCCGAGGACATCTTGCCTCTGCAGCCAGTTGGCCGCTTGGTCTTGAACAAGAACATCGACAACTTCTTTGCAGAGAATGAGCAACTTGCATTCAACCCTGCCCATGTTGTTCCTGGTATCTACTACTCCAATGACAAGATGCTCCAGGGTCGGATCTTTGCCTATTCTGACACTCATAGGCACCGCCTCGGACCAAACTATCTCCAGCTACCAGTTAATGCTCCCAAGTGTGCTCATCACAACAATCACCATGAGGGTTCCATGAATATCATTCACAGGGATGAGGAG GTAAATTACTACCCCTCGAGGTTTGATCCTGTTTGTCCTGCTGAGAGATTCCCCATTCCACGTGATATACTCTCTGGACTGCGTGAGCAG CGTGTTATTGAGAAGGAGAACAATTTTAAACAACCAGGAGATAGATACAGATCCTGGGCACCAGACAG GCAAGATCGATGTGTCCACAGATGGGTTGAGGTTTTGTCTGATCCACGTGTCACCCATGAGATTCGCAGCATCTGGGTCTCATACCTCTCTCAG GCTGACAGGTCTCTGGGTCAGAAGGTTGCATCTCGCATTAACGTGAGGCCAACCCTGTGA